The region TGGCGCAGCTAAAAGTCTTATATTTGCTGTTCTTTAAAAACAAAAAACAGACCTAAATGAAAACTTTGAACAACTTTGATTTTAAAAATAAAAAAGCAATAATCCGTGTTGATTTTAATGTCCCTTTGGATGAGAATTTTAACGTAACTGATGCAACTCGTATAGAAGCCGCAAAACCAACCATTGATGCTATTCTTGCTCAAGGTGGAAGTGTGATTTTAATGTCGCATTTGGGACGGCCAAAAGGAGTAGAAGAGAAGTATTCTTTGAAACACATTTTGAAAACAACTTCAGAAGTGCTTGGCGTGCCAGTTCAGTTTGCTTCAAACTGTGTTGGTCAAGAAGCGGCAACGGCTGCAGCAAATTTAAAATCGGGTGAAGTTTTGTTGTTAGAGAATCTGCGTTTCCATGCCGAAGAAGAAGCGGGTGATCTTGCTTTTGCAAAAGAATTAGCTTCATTGGGCGACATTTATGTAAATGATGCTTTTGGAACAGCACACAGAGCGCATGCTTCGACTACCATTATTGCACAGTTTTTTCCAACGGAGAAATGTTTCGGATTGTTGTTGGCTAAAGAAATTGAAAGCTTAAATAAAGTATTAAAAAATAGCGAGAAACCGGTAACGGCAGTTCTTGGCGGTTCAAAGGTGTCTTCGAAAATTACGGTTATCGAAAACATTTTGGACAAAGTAGACCACATGATCATCGGTGGCGGAATGACCTTTACGTTCGTGAAAGCTTTGGGCGGAAAAATTGGGGATTCTATTTGTGAAGATGACAAACAGGAATTAGCTCTCGAGATTTTAAGATTGGCCAAAGAAAAAGGGGTTCAAATTCATATTCCGGTTGATGTTATTGCAGCAGACGATTTTTCGAATACTGCGAACACACAAGTTGTAGATGTAAGAGAAATTCCTGATGGATGGCAAGGTTTGGACGCAGGTCCTAAATCATTGGCTAATTTTGAGAAAGTGATTATGGAGTCTAAAACAATTCTTTGGAACGGGCCATTGGGTGTTTTTGAAATGGAAACTTTTGCCAAAGGGACCATTGCCCTAGGGAACTATATTGCTGCTTCTACAGCAAATGGAGCTTTTTCTCTTGTAGGCGGAGGAGACTCGGTTGCGGCAGTGAAGCAATTTGGTCTGGAGGAAAAAATGAGTTATGTTTCTACTGGTGGAGGCGCTATGTTAGAAATGTTAGAAGGTAGAACTTTGCCAGGTATTGCTGCGATATTGGACTAAAAATTGCATT is a window of Flavobacterium acetivorans DNA encoding:
- a CDS encoding phosphoglycerate kinase; the encoded protein is MKTLNNFDFKNKKAIIRVDFNVPLDENFNVTDATRIEAAKPTIDAILAQGGSVILMSHLGRPKGVEEKYSLKHILKTTSEVLGVPVQFASNCVGQEAATAAANLKSGEVLLLENLRFHAEEEAGDLAFAKELASLGDIYVNDAFGTAHRAHASTTIIAQFFPTEKCFGLLLAKEIESLNKVLKNSEKPVTAVLGGSKVSSKITVIENILDKVDHMIIGGGMTFTFVKALGGKIGDSICEDDKQELALEILRLAKEKGVQIHIPVDVIAADDFSNTANTQVVDVREIPDGWQGLDAGPKSLANFEKVIMESKTILWNGPLGVFEMETFAKGTIALGNYIAASTANGAFSLVGGGDSVAAVKQFGLEEKMSYVSTGGGAMLEMLEGRTLPGIAAILD